The Onychostoma macrolepis isolate SWU-2019 chromosome 18, ASM1243209v1, whole genome shotgun sequence genome includes the window GTATTaatcttatttttgtattttcttacACATTATACCATTACTCTATAAGTTAGCGTAATATAggcttaaataaaacattattttcccaAGATGtgaagcacatttttttttttttttttttctttcctacaGAGTTTAACTGTATCTTTCTACAGAGGTTACCAAATACGCCATTATAAACACTAATAAATAGTTATGGTCGGATcggggtgtttttttttttttttggttattttgagCCCAGATTCCCGTTGGTTTCTGTGGTTCCGGGCTGCATCTGAAAAGCCCAGAATGTTCATTTCGTGACGTTTGCCGATGCCAATGTTGCCTGTATTTATGATATGACCATGTTTTCTGAAAACTAACATACTTACCATGTTTACAGAGAATCGTTtgctgtatataaatatatctttttATAGTTCTGTGCTTTGCACAATCAAAATGTAGGTTCGTTGCTTCGTCCGTGTTTTTCTCCCAAACTGTTtcggcatttttttttttttttaagattaaacaTCTTCGATGACCTTGGACTGTAACGCTCAACATTTCTCAGCTGTGTCAAAATGGTTTACTAGTGGCTTCAAAAAATAacagaagtttaaaaaaaattaaataaaaagaaagaaatgatgtTGCCCTGACCGAAGACATGAGGGGCGACTGCGTGGCTTATGTTGCTTATTGTTCACTAGAGCTGGCAACTGATTATTTCCAAGTGTACCagcaatgcaaaaaataaatatataacataacatcTGCTATCATTTCATCTTTGACTCcttttgcatacatttttagcATTCACATTTTCTTGTTGTCGGGTTTGGTAATTCTAATTTTCATTACTGTATTGCAGATAAAATCTTAAAAGTGTAGTGTTGTAAATACTTTCTAATGACATGTAGATCCAGATGGAATCTAATTAGCATTTTCTGCAGAAAGAATTTAAACATGGTAAAATGTTAAATGGAGCTTAAAGTATGCTTTTATTAGAAACTAAAAGCATAATCAAATTAAGACTAAATAATTAGTGATAAAAACAGAGATGTTCTGTGGACGTCTGCTGCTTatgtaaaagtgcatgtttaTTGTGattcatacatttattatacaaaGCATTGAACTAAACATGAAATTATGTACATAAAAATGTTCGCCAACAGGGACATCTGGAGTGTTTTTCCTCTCAGCCAATGCGATTCTGtggttaaaaagaaaagaaaaaacgatatataaatgaatatatatatatatataaaatttgtatTGTAAATTGAAGTTATGTAatcaattataatatatagttaatattttacatattgaatattaattatattttaattatgaattcataattaacaatataattttttatatgtatgCGTGTATGTATATATCCACCAATTATGTAAGATGCAACTCTTGGCACAGAAatgactttattttatattcactCATATGAATGTACATGAACCACTGTACCCtcacatttattataacacGTTAACAGGGAATCTAACTGACTGTGTCGTCTGAGGTCTGCATCTCTGTGCTGGCGTCAGCTATGGTTCCCAAATACACAATGTTGCGGTGCAGGATCTGCTGGTATCTGCGGAGGTTATAAAGCACATACTTCAGTAAACACACCAAAGCATCCGAAGAGAACACACACATGAAACTCACGTACTGCACACACTCGGTGGCTCGGCCCTTCTGCAGATACTCTGTGATGCATCGAACCAGCTGATCGTTCTCATCCAGCAGCTGGAAACACAATGTCAGACAGTTAGTAGCCTAACTTTACTAAACActtcaaacaattaaaatactgatttggtaatcaagatttttttttgcatcagaAACGGCAATATCATTTAGTTCTTCATGACCATTTTAAAACCTCTTCAACTGCCTGtctgttactttaaaatttccATATGTAAATGACCTCTGTGACTAACCTCTGTGTACTAGCTAAGGTTATTTGTCTTCAATTAGATGACTAAGTATTAATGTGTGAATAGGTGTGAATGTCATAGACATTCCATTTAAAACGTGATTTAAACTTTTTGCTTGAAATATATTAACAACTATACTCTTGaatttaatttcttgtttttaatttccattgtttttaatgaacaataacaAAATTGTTGAAACTCCCCATACTGCAAAACCCCTTAAACtcataaagaataaaaattacaagtttgtgtttaaatttattatCTTCCTTACTGTTTGAGGCTTCCCTCGCTTACctgttaatatatattttgtatttgttctgTTTCACTTAAAACTCAAGACATTAATGTCACCCCTGGCTCTGCACcgctttacctaaattcattacttcagacttatgtgcaaTAAGTGAACGTcactttattgttcatcccaaagaggcacaaaatcattttcagaCTTTTAAATGAAACTCGATCCTtaagccatcttcaagaatcggctaaaaacacatctcttccatctttatttgaccctctaactctagcactctattctaattctattcttaaaaaaaaaaaaaactaactagcttctctattctttttgtattctatctgttttctttttattgtacaattaacaaaaaaaaaaaaaaagccctttaacactagcttgctctattcgatctgttttctttttatttatatataattaaaaaaataaaaacttgctacgtgtactgccttatgctaactgagacttgtcatagcgctTGCTTATTaatgctcttttgttgattttgattgcttccatcgtcctcatttgtaagtcgctttggataaaagagtctactaaatgtaaatatcgttCTTTTTATATCAAATGCTGTAGAACAAAAACTTGATATAGCCCAAgtctaaaacaataacaattcaAGTTTGTGTTTTTTCTCACTTTAAATCGTGATCCGTAAATTACATGCTAAAtgttgaaattttatttttgagtccATCAGAAAATTATGATTATATACTAAGTATTAAATGATCTGTGTTtctattatttgaagtaaataGTGATTCGCGCGTATTTACTAACAGGCGCGACTCTGGAACTTTCGCGTTCTCACAGCAGCAGACAGAAGTGGCGCGAATTCGTCTTTCAAATCTCAACGGACAGCTGTTTAATACCGATCACCAAACTGACAGGAGCGGCTCCGGTGAAAGACGGTGACCGGATCTAAAACCTTCAGAAGACATTCCGCTCATATCTGCGTCTCCGTAAGTTACACCAAAGACTACAGAAATACGATAAAGGCCTTGAAAGGGACTTCGGTTAAACTCGACCCGCGCGCACTCACCGCGCTGTATGACGTCACGTAACTAGATGGACGATACCACTTATTTTGTTTTCGACACGATACTTCTAAAACTGAACTTTTAAATgatgaaatttattaaattaacagGAAAATGGGTAATAATACCCACTTAACTTTATATTTGAAAcgtattttaacattaaatacgCCTTaattgcaacttattaggttaTACTTTTTTGTTTACACATGGTTAAAATGTTTACTATAGTGGTAACCATGGAAATCTACAAATGCTATAGTTAAACTATGgtctttagtaaaaccatggttcattttcataagggacttgtttattgtgaaataactcaaacatgttttgttttttttcttgactgTAAGTTTCTTGTGATACTTTTGGGAAAAGCAGCCGTGTTTGAAGTGAGTGAACGCTCTCTGTGATCGATTGATTCTGTCTTGCAACATAGAAAATAGTTCTTTCCTACACAATTATTCGGTAACATAGGCTACTTgtccaatttaatgcatattgcacgcatattttgttaaataaacaacatcACTGGTAAATAAAACACACCTTAGTATCGATATTTTTACTTGAGTATCGATACTTTCGATTCTCGCATCAGTATCGATATATCCAGGACAGTTCCGTGAGTCTTGAAAATGTGTAGCTGTCAGATCGGATACAGAATATGGTTATTTTTCTCGTAAATAAccgaactgtgtgtgtgtatgtgtgtccgTGACCGTATTAAGCAGTGAAATGTTCACTCACTCTTTGAATCGTCTCCTGGTTGACTTGCGCTTTTCCGCGCTGCCGTTTGGgaacaaaaacaacagacattTCACAAACTCAGAACTCAAATCACCGACGCGCCTCGCTCTGATTCTGTGCAGATGAGACCCCGCTTCAGAAACCCCGAACCCTGAGCGACAAATCGGTGAATTTCAGCATTTTGTTTTGCGTGATCAACTGTCTCCACCAGGTCGACTCTTTCTTCTGCTGCTGGTCGTCGGATGTTTTACTGACGCGACGCGTTTCATTACTGACGCCTGCAGGTCACTGACGCCTTTGCTCTTCCTGAAAAACAACATGGGATGTAATACAAGTTCACAACTGTACATAGAGCTGTGTTTCTCAACCAGCAAAGAACAGTTTAGAACCTAATTGaaatatttaagtttaaaaaaaaaaaaaagtaaactgaCAACACGTTTCTTAATCTGATCGTTTTTGAAACaggatatttaattaatttttaaattaagttattgAATAgtgtaacaaaaataaaatgctaaaatatcaGATTATGTTAATTCACataattatatcatttttatttaaattaaatattaaaatatttcattaagttatattaaaataatctaaaaataaaaaatgttgttaaaatgtGGCTCAAAGCAAAAAAGCTCCTAAAAGATCAATACAGTCTTCAATATCTTCAACATGTAGCTGACATCATATCTAACCCCTTAGTAACTGTTTTTGAAACTTCTGGAATCAAGAATGTTGTTGATCACtttaattgatatatatatatatatatatatattaaaaaagcagCTATAACATTACTGCAGTGATATTTTAACCTACACTGTTTATGTTTTGAGTACAGAATAAAGAATTATGAAGGTACAGAACAACGTTTTAGCTCTTACATGTTGCATTGacaactttcttttcttttcttcagaattaagaatttattttcttaatatactttttttatattcccaatATAAGTAAAAAATcctataaattaaatttaaaacatctGTTTATTGGCAATACTTTTAATCATCaagcatttttgttactttcaaCATTTAGCAATATTTTTAAGTCAAAAgaacttaactttttttaatactaTGGAGGAAGTTATAAAAAGaccaataaattaaatattcttAATTCTGAAagtaaaaaggaaaaatgtcAATTGCtttatgtgaaatataaaatgCTAGTCTGTactcaaaagtaaaaaatatatatatatatatatatatatatatataaataactgcTGTACAAAATATGAGTTCATGTAACCTAATGGATTCACTAATATTAATGGCACATAATTAATTGTTCTTTTTTGCATAAATGTTTATTGACCAAAAAAAACGAGACGATACACAGAGGATACTGAACAACTATTTATTTCtcttgttgaataaaaaccTCAGTTTGCCCCGTTTGAAGCCCTCTAAGAGCACACCATGTACAACTGCTCGaattcagaaaaacaaaaaatcataaACTTGCCAATCAAATTCCACCAGAGAGCTCTGACCACAAAAATCACATGGACACATTCTGCACTTCTGTCCAGTTTAACATCTCACATGAGGTTCGCTTCGACTTCATGGCGGCATCAGGTCTGAGGATTCACTTCACATCTCATTCCAGTCCAAATTCAGCTGCTCAGCACCAATCTCTGCCACTCGCTCTGAGGTTTCCCATCATGCCCTGGTCCGAGTGATCGTTCAGACTGCGTTTCACTAGCTGCCTGCGTGTTGAAATTCGTAGTGCTTTTTAAAGGGAGAGGTTGAGCTAATAAAAGTAGAGTTGAAAACTATGAATAGACAAGACAAACTGAGAAAAATAATGCAGAACCAGCTGAGAGAGAGCACTTCTCCTCCAAATGCTATCCGTAATTCAGTCTTTGGATCtttgaaacaaattaaaaatatgaagcacACCAAAAAAGAATGAACTCCCATCCAACAGTGCAGGAACTAGTGCTTCAGTGACATTCAAAGGGGAGAGACAGGATCAAACTTCACTCCATTAACGGAGAAATAGACAGCTGGTGCCAGAAACAACACGTTAACATACAAGCGGATCAAACAGGAAACAGAATTATTCACAATAGAGAGGTTCATGGACTCATTATGGACACTTAATGCAGGTGAAACTCGCCTCCCGTTTAGACTGAGCATCAAATGCCAAAAGTTTTTTTAAGAGCTACACGATGCATTCATTGGCCCTTTTGAATCTATACTGAAATACTggaaattgtaataaaaaaacctCCTTCCACAATTTAACCAATCACTTTCTGGTTATGAAATGAAATTTAGCCTCCACATCATGTGTGACACACTACACAGGCGTCGTTTGTCTTTAAAGTGCACATGAACACAATTTCGACACATCCAATCTGGTTCTTAAAGGGTTTCAGGATCTTTCCAGAAGATCTTGGTGTTAAACAGTGATGGGGCTCGTCGTTTGGGGTTTATGTCAAGTTTATATCAAAAAGCCCTCTTAGAAATTTACATAATTGACATCAAAAGGCAAGAACAACTGGCACTCAAatatcaaaatacattttgcagAGAGAGGACTTCAGGACAAAAACAAGAGTTGAATTCATCAATACATTCAGTCATAAACCAGGGTGTTTTTCTGACCTAATGCTAGACAGTGAATCTGAGGCATGATCAGATTATTCACAGAAATTGAAATTTTGGGGCTGAAATAAACtaatgaactaaaaaaaaaaacaagtgctAGTACTACAAACCATGTGAAACTATTAAATGAAGTGAAAGCGCCTACGGATGAGCGCGAAACCAGCATAGATGTGAATCCAGCGCGCCGTTTGTTTAGTTTGGGTGGCAGAGCTCTGACTCAAACCCCCGCAGCCTCTAGAACGGGTTTTGGTGCTTCAAAAGATATTAGAGAACAGATCCAAAAAAACATGGCATAATAAAGCTATTAACTGAGGAGCGCTCACAGTATCAGCGGGGTTCTGTACACCTAACTGAATATTATCAAATACCTTCCTCTGTTTATTACGAAAGGAACTAAAGGTTGATGAAAGAAATaccaaataataatagtaatcatcatcatcattccATGGAAGTTTTACGGAATTTTGTACACAAATTCTCCCCTCCGAACGTATCGAATGCAGATCAAACAGTTCCAAAAAacaccaaatgtttttttttctttttctaaaaaagGAAGAAAGGAGAAAATAAACTCAAAGCTGTGTGTCCAGCCGAAGGCAGGCGTCGCCTGCGCTGGTGTTAAACAGAGAGAGGCAGTTCCCGTTAGTCAGGAGTCAAAACCAAAGCGTTAATCTAGACGTGATGATCGGAGATTCTTGGCTGTTCGGGTGATCTGGTCTTCAGGTTGGACTACGCCGCCACTTTATTCTCCTTCTGAAACAAAtgtcaaacacacagacacaaaagaAAAGATGAATATTAGAAAGGCATTTGAATTTAGAGATATTTCAATTACGTGCTATAGAAAGAGTTTAATTTGGGAGAAGAAAGCTCAATATTCCAATATCAGACAAATAATGCAAAATCTCTAATTGGCTGATAACAATATAGTACCAatgccagtgttattttagtattgtttatgTACTATTTTAGTAatcatcaatatttattttttcatttttagcaattttataagcctttatatacattttacacacataaacattaatttttaaaatatttatatagctTTTGGTTTTAGTacttagaaatgttgccttggcaaccaCCTTGCACAACAACAATCACCTTGGCAACCAATAAACCAGTGAAAGTTCTCTcaactaattttatttcaattaccaaaaattatttttaatagttttagtaacAATAACAAAGTACAATGcattgtgcatccctaatattTGAGATGGACACTTTTTACAGATTGTGACGATgcatttccacagttattaatattagaaaAGTagcaaagttttatttttataaacttaaaggtgcagtaggataTCTTGGAAAATGTTAACTTTAGCCTGACAGCACTGAAAGTGAatgtcccaccctccctgcacaTCCCtgtccaaagccacgcctcctGAACGTGAACATACAACATACAgccatggccaaaaatatcgcacccttggtaaatatgatcaaagaaggctgtgaaaattaatctgcgttggtaatccttttgatcttttatttaaaaaaaaattatcacaaaaatctaacctttcattggataataagaatttaaaatgggggggaaatatcattatgaaataaatgtttttctctaatacacattggccacaattaacggcaccctttcattcaatactttctgaaacctccatttgccagtttaacagctctaaatgttctcctataatgcctgatgaggttagagacacctgacaagagatccgagaccattccttcatccagaatcactccagaccctttagattcacagctccatgttgctgcttcttctcttcagttcactcatgttctacagggttcaggtcagaggactggaatggccagcagaagcttggttttgtgctcagtgacccattttgtgttgtttttgaggtttgtgtttggattattatgcggttggaagatccaaacatggcccattataagatttctaacagagtcacttattgattttttatctgtagGTATTtca containing:
- the ss18l2 gene encoding SS18-like protein 2 isoform X2; protein product: MSVVFVPKRQRGKAQVNQETIQRLLDENDQLVRCITEYLQKGRATECVQYQQILHRNIVYLGTIADASTEMQTSDDTVS
- the ss18l2 gene encoding SS18-like protein 2 isoform X1, producing MSVVFVPKRQRGKAQVNQETIQRLLDENDQLVRCITEYLQKGRATECVQYQQILHRNIVYLGTIADASTEMQTSDDTNRIG